In a single window of the Acipenser ruthenus chromosome 8, fAciRut3.2 maternal haplotype, whole genome shotgun sequence genome:
- the LOC117407006 gene encoding uncharacterized protein CXorf58 isoform X1, with protein MSKQGSQGYDFLSGEEESKGVLSRSDVLNSVDNAGDRWDGDAAARIIGGCWRSYRDKRLFRLLKHTVCAAEHCLTYEIIRKVSPSEAELLKDRSMQCKVRFRFAGSEFPPIIVFKIFHKSGGHGNKYITGKRAIRPASEAAVDACRMMGHRRFFDQIILDEIQHQGKKIVDEIDVTSLKEYMQYVSHLDEMPAYLGGRDNSWRKLSLQGLPRTTIMYDIVEYAETGSLSDRLRGELPGLLVRPLSQDMLLLQLTAISKLSSPLVPQSSMASVHRPTLRSTTPQCSSRRSDRARRKAAKMRRLYGLDSDPAEHEQGQTDIDPVVLSSRTQEESEQWEEEADRLYTWTQELSLEDLGVASPAHNLQTLTSAVINDK; from the exons ATGTCTAAACAG GGTTCCCAAGGTTACGACTTTCTGTCCGGGGAGGAGGAGTCCAAAGGGGTTTTGTCGAGGTCCGATGTGCTCAACAGTGTGGACAATGCGGGAGACAG ATGGGATGGCGATGCTGCTGCTAGGATCATTGGAGGATGCTGGAGATCCTATAGGGATAAAAGGCTGTTCCgtctcctgaaacacacagtGTGCGCAGCG GAACACTGCCTGACCTACGAAATCATAAGAAAGGTCAGCCCATCAGAAGCAGAGCTTTTAAAGGACCGTAGCATGCAGTGCAAGGTTAGATTCAG GTTTGCCGGGAGTGAGTTCCCTCCCATCATTGTGTTCAAAATCTTCCACAAAAGCGGAGGCCATGGAAACAAGTACATAACGGGGAAGAGAGCAATCCGCCCCGCGAGCGAG GCAGCAGTCGACGCGTGCAGAATGATGGGACACAGGAGGTTTTTTGATCAAATCATACTCGATGAAATTCAGCATCAAGGAAAGAAAATAGTGGATGAAATCGACGTGACCAGCCTGAAAGAATACATGCAG TACGTCAGCCACCTGGATGAGATGCCAGCGTACTTGGGTGGCAGGGATAACTCGTGGAGGAAGCTGTCCTTGCAAGGGCTGCCCCGGACCACCATCATGTACGACATTGTGGAGTACGCAGAGACAGGCAGCCTGTCAGACAGGTTGAGGGGGGAGCTGCCAGGGCTGCTGGTGAGACCTCTCTCTCAGGACATGTTGCTTCTGCAGCTCACTGCCATCTCTAAGCTCAG TTCTCCGCTCGTTCCTCAGAGCTCGATGGCCTCTGTCCACAGACCCACCCTGCGCTCCACTACCCCCCAGTGCTCGTCGCGGCGCTCGGACAGGGCCCGCCGGAAAGCAGCCAAGATGAGACGGCTCTACGGGCTGGACAGTGACCCGGCCGAG CATGAACAGGGTCAAACAGACATTGACCCCGTGGTTCTGAGCTCCCGGACCCAGGAGGAATCAGAGCAGTGGGAAGAGGAGGCTGACAGACTGTACACCTGGACTCAAGAGCTTTCTTTAGAAGACCTTGGAGTGGCGTCGCCAGCCCACAACCTCCAGACACTGACTTCAGCCGTTATAAACGATAAATAA
- the LOC117407006 gene encoding uncharacterized protein CXorf58 isoform X2, which produces MSKQGSQGYDFLSGEEESKGVLSRSDVLNSVDNAGDRWDGDAAARIIGGCWRSYRDKRLFRLLKHTVCAAEHCLTYEIIRKVSPSEAELLKDRSMQCKVRFRFAGSEFPPIIVFKIFHKSGGHGNKYITGKRAIRPASEAAVDACRMMGHRRFFDQIILDEIQHQGKKIVDEIDVTSLKEYMQYVSHLDEMPAYLGGRDNSWRKLSLQGLPRTTIMYDIVEYAETGSLSDRLRGELPGLLVRPLSQDMLLLQLTAISKLRPTLRSTTPQCSSRRSDRARRKAAKMRRLYGLDSDPAEHEQGQTDIDPVVLSSRTQEESEQWEEEADRLYTWTQELSLEDLGVASPAHNLQTLTSAVINDK; this is translated from the exons ATGTCTAAACAG GGTTCCCAAGGTTACGACTTTCTGTCCGGGGAGGAGGAGTCCAAAGGGGTTTTGTCGAGGTCCGATGTGCTCAACAGTGTGGACAATGCGGGAGACAG ATGGGATGGCGATGCTGCTGCTAGGATCATTGGAGGATGCTGGAGATCCTATAGGGATAAAAGGCTGTTCCgtctcctgaaacacacagtGTGCGCAGCG GAACACTGCCTGACCTACGAAATCATAAGAAAGGTCAGCCCATCAGAAGCAGAGCTTTTAAAGGACCGTAGCATGCAGTGCAAGGTTAGATTCAG GTTTGCCGGGAGTGAGTTCCCTCCCATCATTGTGTTCAAAATCTTCCACAAAAGCGGAGGCCATGGAAACAAGTACATAACGGGGAAGAGAGCAATCCGCCCCGCGAGCGAG GCAGCAGTCGACGCGTGCAGAATGATGGGACACAGGAGGTTTTTTGATCAAATCATACTCGATGAAATTCAGCATCAAGGAAAGAAAATAGTGGATGAAATCGACGTGACCAGCCTGAAAGAATACATGCAG TACGTCAGCCACCTGGATGAGATGCCAGCGTACTTGGGTGGCAGGGATAACTCGTGGAGGAAGCTGTCCTTGCAAGGGCTGCCCCGGACCACCATCATGTACGACATTGTGGAGTACGCAGAGACAGGCAGCCTGTCAGACAGGTTGAGGGGGGAGCTGCCAGGGCTGCTGGTGAGACCTCTCTCTCAGGACATGTTGCTTCTGCAGCTCACTGCCATCTCTAAGCTCAG ACCCACCCTGCGCTCCACTACCCCCCAGTGCTCGTCGCGGCGCTCGGACAGGGCCCGCCGGAAAGCAGCCAAGATGAGACGGCTCTACGGGCTGGACAGTGACCCGGCCGAG CATGAACAGGGTCAAACAGACATTGACCCCGTGGTTCTGAGCTCCCGGACCCAGGAGGAATCAGAGCAGTGGGAAGAGGAGGCTGACAGACTGTACACCTGGACTCAAGAGCTTTCTTTAGAAGACCTTGGAGTGGCGTCGCCAGCCCACAACCTCCAGACACTGACTTCAGCCGTTATAAACGATAAATAA
- the LOC117407005 gene encoding kelch-like protein 15: MAGDVEVFNSSVHDTSVSSGFRALYEERLLLDVTLVIEDHHFQAHKALLATQSDYFRIMFTADMRERDQDKIHLKGLTATGFSRVLQFMYYGTIELGMATVHEILQAAMYVQLTEVVEFSCSFLLAKICLDNCAEIMRLLDDFSVNIEGVREQLDAFLLENFAPLMTRPDFLSYLSFEKLMAYLDNDQLSRFPEIELYEAVQAWLRHDRRRWRHTDSIIQNVRFCLMTPSNVFEKVKTSEFYRYSRQLRHEVDQALNYFHSINQQPLMEMKSNRIRSLKPQTAVFRGMIGHSMVNSKILLLHKPKVWWELEGPQVPLRPDCLAIVNNFVFLLGGEELGPDGEFHASSKVFRYDPRQNSWLRMADMSVPRSEFAVGVIGKFIYAVAGRTRDETFYSTERYDITEDKWEFVDPYPVNKYGHEGTVLNSKLYITGGITSSSTSKQVCVFDPSKEAALEHRTRRTQVLTNCWENKSKMNYARCFHKMISYNGKLYVFGGVCVILRASFESQGCPSTEVYNPETDEWTILASMPIGRSGHGVAVLDRQIMVLGGLCYNGHYSDSILTFDPEDNKWKEDEYPRMPCKLDGLQVCSLHFPDYVLEHMRRCS; this comes from the exons ATGGCAGGGGACGTGGAAGTGTTTAACTCCTCGGTTCACGACACTAGCGTCTCGTCGGGCTTCAGGGCGCTGTACGAGGAGAGGCTGCTTCTCGACGTCACCCTTGTCATTGAGGACCACCACTTCCAGGCTCACAAAGCCCTGCTGGCCACGCAGAGCGACTACTTCCGCATCATGTTCACGGCCGACATGCGGGAGCGCGACCAGGACAAGATCCACCTGAAGGGGCTGACAGCCACGGGCTTCAGCCGCGTGCTGCAGTTCATGTACTACGGCACCATCGAGCTGGGCATGGCTACTGTCCATGAGATCCTGCAGGCCGCCATGTACGTGCAGCTCACAGAGGTGGTGGAGTTCAGCTGCTCCTTCCTGCTGGCCAAGATCTGCCTGGACAACTGCGCCGAGATCATGCGGCTGCTGGACGACTTCAGCGTGAACATCGAGGGCGTGAGGGAACAGCTTGACGCCTTCCTGCTGGAGAACTTCGCGCCGCTCATGACCCGGCCAGACTTCCTGTCCTACCTGAGCTTCGAGAAGCTGATGGCGTACCTGGACAACGACCAGCTGAGCCGCTTTCCCGAGATCGAGCTGTACGAGGCCGTGCAGGCCTGGCTGAGGCACGACCGTCGCCGCTGGAGACACACAGACTCCATCATCCAGAACGTGCGCTTCTGCCTCATGACGCCGTCCAACGTCTTCGAGAAG GTAAAGACGTCTGAGTTTTACCGCTACTCCCGGCAGCTCCGGCATGAGGTGGACCAGGCCCTGAACTATTTCCACAGCATCAACCAGCAGCCCCTGATGGAGATGAAGTCGAACCGCATCCGCTCCCTGAAGCCCCAGACGGCCGTGTTCCGGGGTATGATCGGACACAGCATGGTGAACAGCAAGATCCTGCTGCTGCACAAGCCCAAGGTGTGGTGGGAGCTGGAGGGGCCGCAGGTGCCCCTGAGGCCCGACTGCCTGGCCATTGTCAACAACTTTGTGTTTCTGCTGGGCGGCGAGGAGCTGGGCCCGGACGGGGAGTTCCACGCCTCCTCGAAGGTGTTCCGCTATGACCCGCGGCAGAACTCCTGGCTGAGGATGGCAGACATGTCTGTGCCACGCTCGGAGTTCGCGGTGGGCGTGATCGGGAAGTTCATCTACGCGGTGGCGGGCCGGACGCGGGACGAGACCTTCTACTCCACGGAGCGCTACGACATCACGGAGGACAAGTGGGAGTTTGTGGACCCGTACCCTGTCAACAAGTATGGCCATGAGGGCACCGTGCTCAACAGCAAACTGTACATCACCGGGGGCatcacctcctcctccacctccaagCAGGTGTGCGTGTTCGACCCCAGCAAGGAGGCAGCCCTGGAGCACCGCACCCGGCGGACGCAGGTGCTCACGAACTGCTGGGAGAACAAGTCCAAAATGAACTACGCGCGCTGCTTCCACAAAATGATCTCCTACAACGGGAAGCTGTACGTCTTCGGAGGGGTGTGCGTCATCCTGCGTGCCTCCTTTGAGTCCCAGGGCTGCCCCTCCACGGAGGTCTACAACCCAGAAACCGATGAGTGGACCATCTTGGCATCCATGCCTATTGGGAGGAGCGGGCACGGGGTGGCGGTGCTAGACAGGCAGATCATGGTTCTGGGGGGGCTATGTTACAACGGCCATTACAGCGACTCCATCCTCACGTTTGACCCCGAGGACAACAAGTGGAAAGAGGACGAGTACCCGCGGATGCCTTGTAAGTTGGACGGCTTGCAGGTGTGCAGCCTGCACTTTCCCGATTATGTACTGGAACACATGCGGCGTTGTAGCTGA